A stretch of Opitutaceae bacterium DNA encodes these proteins:
- a CDS encoding Fic family protein, giving the protein MKATDLKETAAGKAVQTIRGFLAFVPAQLPPNLSFDAETVMRLSEADTALAELSGLGRILPNPHLLIAPLIRREAVLSSRIEGTQTSFEQLLEAEASDENPKPDDKNTDLREVRNYVLALEYGLKRLPELPLSLRMVRELHEKLMQNVRGDTATPGQFRRDQNWIGAPGSTPASARYVPPPADEMDTLLNNWESYLHDRDTLPVLVQCAIMHQQFEALHPFLDGNGRVGRLLITLFLVERGRLSQPLLYLSDFFERNRTAYYDQLLRVSTEGAWIDWIRYFLVGVRDTSIDSSTRAKRLLEMRENLRQEVPEASLLVDQLFVNPFTTNQRAAKAMGVTVPTATKAIKKLESIGYLVETSGRQWGKTYLAKQIMDALNEPVRKD; this is encoded by the coding sequence ATGAAAGCCACAGACCTGAAAGAAACAGCTGCTGGAAAGGCTGTGCAGACAATCCGCGGATTTCTGGCATTTGTACCAGCCCAATTGCCCCCAAACCTTAGCTTCGACGCCGAAACCGTGATGCGGCTCTCAGAGGCTGATACCGCACTTGCTGAGTTATCGGGACTGGGGCGAATCTTGCCAAATCCACACCTGCTTATCGCCCCCTTGATTCGCCGAGAAGCGGTTCTCTCCTCAAGAATCGAAGGAACCCAAACGAGTTTCGAACAGCTACTCGAAGCGGAGGCCAGTGATGAAAATCCCAAACCGGACGACAAGAACACAGATTTGCGCGAAGTTCGCAATTACGTCCTCGCATTGGAGTATGGCCTAAAACGCCTACCCGAGCTTCCTTTGTCACTACGTATGGTCAGGGAGTTGCATGAAAAACTGATGCAAAACGTCAGAGGTGACACGGCGACCCCTGGACAATTCAGGCGGGATCAGAACTGGATTGGCGCCCCAGGAAGCACACCTGCTTCGGCCCGTTACGTTCCACCACCGGCAGATGAAATGGACACGCTGCTGAACAACTGGGAAAGCTACCTGCACGATCGCGACACTTTACCAGTGCTGGTCCAATGTGCGATTATGCATCAACAGTTTGAAGCGCTTCACCCTTTTCTTGACGGAAACGGACGAGTCGGACGGTTGCTCATTACCTTGTTCTTGGTCGAGCGAGGTCGGTTGAGTCAACCATTGTTGTATCTGTCGGACTTCTTCGAGCGGAATCGCACGGCATACTACGATCAACTGCTTAGGGTCAGCACAGAAGGCGCTTGGATCGACTGGATCAGATACTTTCTGGTAGGCGTAAGGGACACTTCAATCGATTCATCGACCCGCGCCAAAAGACTTCTCGAAATGCGCGAAAACTTGAGGCAGGAAGTCCCCGAAGCCTCGCTGCTTGTCGATCAACTGTTCGTCAACCCATTTACCACAAACCAACGCGCCGCCAAGGCCATGGGAGTGACCGTTCCTACAGCTACGAAAGCCATAAAGAAGCTCGAATCAATCGGGTACCTTGTCGAGACATCAGGCCGGCAGTGGGGGAAGACCTACCTCGCTAAGCAGATTATGGATGCCCTAAACGAGCCCGTGCGAAAGGACTGA
- a CDS encoding NAD(P)-dependent alcohol dehydrogenase, translating to MKQWQLGRQPGWQNLQLVECPEPSPGPGEVLVRLRAASLNYRDLIVANEQERFTPGRVPLSDGAGEVAAVGAGVTQWRVGDRVAGTFFRDWQGGRFSMSYHQAALGGSVDGVLREVAVLPQHGLVRLPIDYSYEEGACLPCAGLTAWTALMTRGQFQPGDTALLLGTGGVSIWGLQIVVAAGGRAIITSSSDEKLKRAATLGAWATVNYRTHPDWEKEIHRLTAKRGVDHVLEVGGPQTLGQSLACVAAGGHVGQIGVLTGFDAAPTTLFPLVAKNATMSGIYVGSREAFDQFIRFLEATRIKPVMDRVFDFADARAAYEHMKSGAHFGKVVIAVQ from the coding sequence ATGAAGCAATGGCAACTCGGCCGGCAACCCGGCTGGCAAAACCTTCAGCTCGTCGAATGCCCTGAGCCCTCGCCCGGCCCGGGCGAGGTGTTGGTGCGGCTGCGGGCAGCGAGCCTGAACTACCGCGACCTGATTGTGGCAAATGAGCAGGAACGGTTCACGCCCGGCCGCGTGCCCCTGTCCGACGGCGCGGGCGAAGTCGCGGCTGTCGGCGCGGGCGTCACCCAATGGAGAGTCGGCGACCGGGTGGCCGGGACCTTTTTCCGCGACTGGCAGGGCGGTCGTTTCTCGATGAGCTATCACCAGGCGGCGCTGGGCGGTTCGGTGGACGGCGTGCTGCGCGAGGTGGCGGTTCTTCCACAGCACGGTCTGGTCCGGCTGCCCATCGACTACAGCTACGAGGAAGGGGCGTGTCTGCCGTGCGCCGGGTTGACTGCGTGGACAGCGCTGATGACAAGGGGACAATTTCAGCCGGGTGACACTGCGCTGCTTCTTGGAACAGGCGGCGTTTCAATCTGGGGACTGCAGATCGTTGTCGCTGCCGGTGGACGCGCCATCATCACCTCCTCCAGCGACGAAAAACTCAAACGCGCCGCCACGCTCGGAGCGTGGGCGACGGTGAACTACCGGACCCATCCCGATTGGGAAAAGGAAATCCACCGCCTCACCGCAAAGCGCGGCGTGGACCATGTGCTGGAAGTTGGCGGACCACAAACGCTGGGCCAGTCGCTCGCCTGCGTTGCCGCCGGTGGTCACGTCGGACAAATCGGTGTGCTGACCGGTTTCGACGCCGCGCCCACCACGCTGTTCCCGCTCGTCGCCAAGAATGCCACCATGAGCGGCATTTACGTCGGCTCGCGGGAAGCCTTTGATCAGTTCATCCGCTTTCTCGAGGCCACGCGGATCAAACCCGTCATGGACCGCGTATTCGATTTCGCCGACGCCCGGGCCGCCTACGAACACATGAAGAGCGGCGCACACTTCGGGAAGGTCGTGATTGCCGTCCAATGA
- a CDS encoding nuclear transport factor 2 family protein → MNLRPIITLLAAIAGGSFALAEAPAISAYKAELIALDKVWIDAEVNRDPAALEQILDEQFLATFPSGKTIDRSAYIDWIMTSEIEPFEVTQDEIRLHGDTALVIDSTLDRLTKFTYVAVRKEGKWRVISETFTHSSPPE, encoded by the coding sequence ATGAACCTGCGACCAATCATCACCTTACTGGCAGCGATTGCTGGAGGATCGTTCGCCCTTGCCGAGGCCCCCGCCATTTCCGCTTACAAGGCGGAACTCATTGCGTTGGACAAAGTCTGGATCGACGCTGAGGTTAACCGCGATCCGGCTGCGCTGGAGCAGATCCTGGACGAACAATTCCTCGCCACGTTCCCATCGGGCAAAACCATCGACCGATCCGCCTATATCGACTGGATCATGACGAGTGAGATCGAGCCCTTCGAGGTGACCCAGGACGAAATCCGGCTGCATGGAGACACGGCCCTGGTAATCGACAGCACCCTCGATCGTCTGACGAAATTCACCTACGTTGCGGTCAGAAAAGAAGGAAAATGGCGGGTGATCTCGGAGACCTTTACCCATTCGTCACCGCCAGAGTGA
- a CDS encoding ester cyclase, with protein sequence MKPPLPLLLALSTGALSLFMTGCTCKDSADSEALLAADLQFHEDLAMYVTTWDQILNEGRIDLIDEDHFTPGITLVASPENIVGIEAFKEYYQNFLTGFSDIEFTVDDAFGQGDKIVKHWTFKGIHTGDFFGIPATGNPVILEGVTLVRMKDGRIDREQDFFDNLEFLQQLGIIPRE encoded by the coding sequence ATGAAACCACCCCTACCCCTACTTCTCGCGCTCAGCACCGGAGCCCTCTCCCTCTTCATGACGGGCTGCACCTGCAAGGATTCAGCAGACTCCGAGGCGCTTCTGGCGGCAGACCTGCAGTTCCATGAAGACCTGGCCATGTATGTGACTACCTGGGACCAGATCCTCAACGAGGGGAGAATCGACCTCATCGATGAGGATCATTTCACCCCAGGTATCACCTTGGTCGCCAGCCCGGAGAACATTGTCGGGATCGAGGCCTTCAAGGAATACTACCAGAACTTTCTGACAGGCTTCTCAGACATCGAGTTCACCGTCGATGACGCTTTCGGGCAGGGCGACAAGATAGTCAAACATTGGACGTTCAAGGGAATCCATACAGGGGATTTCTTTGGCATTCCGGCCACCGGGAATCCGGTCATCCTTGAAGGTGTGACCCTGGTGAGGATGAAGGACGGCAGGATCGACCGTGAGCAGGACTTTTTCGACAATCTCGAATTTCTGCAGCAACTTGGGATTATCCCAAGAGAGTAG
- a CDS encoding NIPSNAP family protein, with protein MCSVATDAFVADDGPVYELRSYTALPGKLPDVIALSPIARALFAKYGVVGVGYFVPVEQKNGDRFVYILKHASREAAAASWKAFRADPEWIAAQVASGWPENVINAWESTFLAATDYSPAEIPALSASHVYELRTYTCNEGKLDDLDARFRDHTMKLFSKHGMTNVLYTHPTDEDKGAGRTLVYLLAHDSVDAAKASFDAFRQDPDWVTARNASEANGKLLVDGGVKTVFLEPLPFSPLQ; from the coding sequence ATGTGTTCTGTTGCCACTGATGCCTTCGTCGCCGACGACGGCCCTGTTTACGAGCTGAGAAGCTATACGGCGCTTCCTGGCAAGTTGCCCGATGTCATCGCCCTGAGTCCGATTGCCCGCGCTCTTTTTGCAAAATACGGCGTGGTCGGTGTTGGCTACTTTGTCCCGGTGGAACAGAAGAACGGGGACAGGTTCGTTTACATCCTGAAGCATGCCAGCCGGGAGGCTGCCGCCGCTTCCTGGAAGGCGTTTCGGGCTGATCCGGAGTGGATCGCCGCCCAAGTGGCGAGCGGTTGGCCCGAGAATGTCATCAATGCGTGGGAGTCGACCTTCCTCGCCGCCACGGACTACTCGCCCGCGGAGATTCCCGCCCTGAGTGCCAGCCACGTCTATGAGCTCCGCACCTACACCTGCAATGAGGGCAAGCTCGACGACCTCGACGCCCGTTTCCGCGATCACACGATGAAGCTGTTTTCGAAGCACGGCATGACCAACGTCCTCTACACGCACCCGACGGATGAAGACAAAGGGGCCGGGCGCACGCTCGTGTATCTGCTTGCCCATGACAGCGTGGACGCCGCCAAGGCCTCCTTCGATGCCTTCCGCCAGGACCCCGACTGGGTCACGGCCCGGAACGCCTCCGAGGCCAACGGAAAGCTCCTGGTCGACGGTGGAGTGAAGACTGTCTTCCTTGAGCCGTTGCCCTTTTCGCCGCTGCAGTAG
- a CDS encoding amidohydrolase family protein, with product MTRTLIHNGTLIDGRGGNPLPNAAVLIEEGRIVAVDDVESLKLKDDPDNKIDARGGFILPGLIDTHVHLTLEDFNLARAMATPFSLRFYNSVIYMRRTLDAGITSVRDAAGADAGLKQAVETGVVAGPRVQISTAALTITGGHVDFWMRSGNEFQLLPAYPGFPDGRCDGVDGVRKKVREVLRAGADVVKICTTGGVMSPTDHPDFTQFSPEEIEVVVQEAAYRRGTKVMAHAQGVEGIKNAVRAGVHSIEHGVYLDNEAIQLMLQHGTFLVPTLLAPLAVIETGEQRGMPDHAIHKAREVLNAHKDSISRAHKAGVRIAMGTDAGVMPHGTNLRELGLMVDVGMTPMEAIVATTRTAAECLGWQDRVGTVEVGKLADIVIAKKDPLQDIRSLEDQDNIVLVMKGGDVVKDRGTHPR from the coding sequence ATGACGAGAACACTGATCCACAACGGCACGCTCATTGATGGCCGAGGCGGGAATCCATTGCCGAACGCAGCCGTCCTCATCGAGGAGGGTCGGATTGTTGCAGTGGACGATGTCGAGTCCCTGAAACTGAAGGACGATCCGGATAATAAGATCGATGCGAGAGGTGGGTTCATCCTGCCGGGCCTGATAGACACGCACGTGCATCTTACCCTCGAGGACTTCAACCTCGCCCGAGCGATGGCAACGCCTTTCTCACTGCGGTTCTACAATTCAGTGATCTACATGCGCCGGACGCTCGATGCCGGTATCACCTCTGTCCGGGATGCGGCCGGTGCCGACGCGGGTCTGAAGCAGGCGGTTGAAACAGGGGTCGTCGCGGGCCCCCGCGTGCAGATCAGCACAGCGGCGTTGACCATAACCGGAGGACACGTGGATTTCTGGATGAGGTCGGGCAACGAGTTCCAACTCCTTCCGGCCTACCCGGGGTTTCCCGATGGTCGCTGCGACGGGGTAGATGGCGTGCGCAAAAAGGTTCGCGAAGTGCTGCGTGCGGGTGCGGATGTCGTCAAAATCTGCACCACCGGCGGCGTCATGAGCCCAACCGATCATCCTGACTTCACCCAGTTTTCCCCAGAGGAGATCGAGGTGGTTGTGCAGGAGGCCGCCTACCGTCGCGGCACCAAGGTCATGGCCCATGCACAGGGCGTTGAGGGCATCAAGAACGCGGTGCGGGCGGGGGTTCACTCCATTGAACACGGAGTCTATCTTGATAATGAGGCGATCCAGCTCATGCTCCAACACGGCACCTTCCTGGTGCCGACCCTGCTGGCGCCACTCGCCGTGATCGAGACTGGAGAACAGCGTGGAATGCCCGATCACGCCATCCACAAGGCCCGTGAGGTTCTCAACGCCCATAAAGACAGCATCAGTCGCGCGCACAAAGCCGGCGTCAGGATCGCCATGGGAACCGACGCCGGTGTCATGCCCCATGGCACCAACCTGCGCGAACTGGGCCTGATGGTCGACGTGGGTATGACGCCAATGGAGGCGATTGTCGCCACGACCAGGACCGCAGCCGAATGCCTCGGTTGGCAAGACCGGGTCGGTACGGTGGAGGTCGGCAAGCTGGCGGATATCGTCATCGCAAAGAAGGATCCGCTGCAGGACATTCGCTCACTTGAGGATCAGGACAATATCGTGTTGGTGATGAAAGGCGGAGACGTGGTGAAAGACAGAGGCACCCATCCCCGCTGA
- a CDS encoding nuclear transport factor 2 family protein, translated as MNLRTIFAAMAMITGGSLSSSKIPPASGAEAELIALDKAWIDAEVNRDQATLEQILDERFLATFSSGKTIDRTAYIAWIMESEIEPFEVLHDEIRVHGDTALVIDSTLDRLTKLTYVAVKKEGQWRVISQTFTHSAPPE; from the coding sequence ATGAATTTGCGAACCATTTTTGCGGCAATGGCAATGATTACCGGCGGATCGCTTTCCTCTTCCAAGATTCCCCCTGCTTCCGGAGCCGAGGCGGAACTTATCGCCCTGGACAAAGCGTGGATCGACGCCGAAGTGAACCGTGACCAGGCCACACTGGAGCAAATCCTGGACGAGCGGTTCCTCGCGACGTTCTCTTCCGGCAAGACCATCGATCGGACCGCCTACATCGCCTGGATCATGGAGAGTGAGATCGAGCCGTTCGAGGTGCTCCACGACGAGATCCGGGTGCATGGCGACACGGCACTTGTCATCGACAGTACCCTCGATCGTCTGACGAAACTCACATATGTCGCGGTCAAGAAGGAAGGACAATGGCGCGTGATCTCGCAGACCTTTACCCATTCGGCGCCACCAGAGTGA
- a CDS encoding cupin domain-containing protein, producing the protein MPKHTVINPGDLNWRKSNLMMVPNADFLERTGSANLGARLWKLPPRSANTLHNHITAEEFYFVLEGVGRIRIDGEVLTIEKHGGVHVMPDQLRQIFNDSDSEVLWLIIGGPEKELAKGEVFDPGKFYPTDPKALPQELDGYVWPPEEG; encoded by the coding sequence ATGCCCAAACATACCGTAATCAATCCCGGTGATCTGAATTGGAGGAAATCCAATCTGATGATGGTTCCCAACGCGGACTTCCTCGAGCGGACCGGAAGCGCGAACCTGGGGGCACGTTTGTGGAAGCTGCCACCGAGGAGTGCCAACACCCTGCACAATCACATCACTGCCGAAGAGTTCTACTTTGTCCTCGAAGGCGTCGGTCGAATCCGGATCGACGGCGAGGTCTTGACCATCGAGAAGCACGGCGGCGTTCATGTGATGCCCGATCAGCTCCGCCAGATCTTCAACGACTCCGATTCGGAGGTTCTGTGGCTGATCATCGGCGGGCCGGAGAAGGAACTTGCGAAAGGTGAAGTATTCGACCCGGGCAAGTTCTACCCGACCGACCCGAAGGCGTTGCCGCAAGAGCTGGATGGATACGTCTGGCCACCCGAAGAAGGCTGA
- a CDS encoding TA system VapC family ribonuclease toxin yields the protein MIAVDTNILIYALREDSSFHDSALGSLVGLVRSGDRWSIPWPCVHEFISIATHPRIYSPPTPLKISLNALDAWLGSTNCELLAEGPGYWDTLQQIAEKADCRGSMIHDARIAALCLHHGVDELWSVDRDFSRFPTLKLHNPLQS from the coding sequence ATGATCGCCGTTGACACCAATATCCTGATCTATGCGCTGCGCGAGGATTCGTCGTTCCACGATTCGGCACTGGGCAGCCTGGTCGGTCTCGTCCGATCCGGAGACCGTTGGTCGATCCCCTGGCCCTGCGTGCACGAATTCATCTCGATTGCCACGCACCCGCGCATCTATTCCCCTCCCACCCCGCTCAAGATCAGCCTGAATGCCCTTGACGCCTGGTTGGGTTCAACCAATTGCGAGCTCCTCGCGGAAGGACCCGGTTACTGGGATACTCTCCAGCAAATTGCAGAAAAGGCAGACTGCCGGGGATCGATGATCCACGATGCGCGGATCGCGGCCCTCTGCCTACATCATGGGGTCGACGAGTTGTGGAGTGTCGATCGGGATTTCTCCCGCTTCCCCACGCTCAAGCTGCACAATCCTCTGCAATCATGA
- a CDS encoding GNAT family N-acetyltransferase — MRSEWHLRELEPGDQDFLWEMLYVALWDAPGMPRRPRSILKDPRIMRLVENWGRPDDFGLVTVDRNSGEHAGAIWSRLDRFDGLEDYGCSYPCLGIAVAEPYQGSGVGTLLMSRFIEDLRDRVSGLRLGVNPENSRALRLYEKSGFVQYAVGAGDYPQMKLTFRQS, encoded by the coding sequence ATGAGGTCTGAATGGCACTTGAGGGAACTTGAACCCGGCGACCAGGATTTCCTGTGGGAAATGCTTTATGTCGCATTGTGGGATGCTCCGGGCATGCCAAGGAGACCACGCAGTATCCTGAAAGACCCGAGGATAATGCGCCTTGTTGAGAACTGGGGGCGACCGGACGACTTCGGGCTGGTGACCGTCGATCGGAATTCCGGCGAACATGCCGGAGCCATCTGGTCCCGACTGGACAGATTCGATGGTCTCGAAGACTACGGCTGCAGCTATCCCTGCCTTGGTATTGCGGTAGCTGAGCCCTATCAGGGCAGCGGCGTGGGAACCCTCCTGATGAGCCGGTTTATCGAAGATCTGCGGGATCGGGTAAGCGGACTCAGATTGGGGGTCAATCCGGAGAACTCCCGCGCCCTGCGGCTTTATGAGAAATCCGGCTTCGTCCAGTATGCCGTCGGAGCTGGCGATTACCCCCAGATGAAGCTGACGTTCAGGCAGTCATGA
- a CDS encoding MBL fold metallo-hydrolase — protein sequence MRLQLLGTAGGDFRRVDDLEDGFGHLPRVRELGGRNLRRPAQAVIFPDVLIDYHDGNQLEKFGIAPQSIRHLFLTHNHWDHFRPTRILEFADALPHQLQVYGEHGVIEALKFADTYHLDRGTGRFTVRESRSNIGYHKLVPHRKCTVGDTAVTAVHANHNIDKSENMIMDNLSLNYVFERDGKTIFYGLDSSYPLPLTVDYLRRFRVDVAIMDATFGRKPIDVVLSGHLNFDMLGETIRQFREAGIFHKETRVIASHISLAFVEPHDDLEGEVAELGFALGFDGMELEM from the coding sequence ATGAGGCTGCAATTATTGGGAACAGCCGGCGGCGACTTTCGCCGCGTCGATGATCTCGAGGACGGTTTCGGGCATCTGCCGCGGGTTCGGGAACTGGGTGGAAGGAATCTGCGCCGGCCCGCCCAGGCCGTCATCTTTCCGGATGTCCTGATCGACTATCACGATGGCAACCAGCTGGAAAAGTTCGGCATCGCACCGCAGTCGATCCGGCACCTCTTTCTCACTCACAACCACTGGGATCACTTCAGGCCGACCCGCATCCTGGAGTTTGCCGACGCCCTCCCGCATCAGCTCCAGGTTTACGGGGAGCACGGCGTGATTGAAGCATTGAAGTTCGCGGATACCTACCACCTTGACCGCGGGACCGGCAGATTCACCGTCCGTGAGTCACGCTCCAACATCGGCTACCACAAACTGGTCCCGCACCGGAAATGTACCGTCGGGGACACCGCGGTCACCGCCGTCCATGCCAATCACAATATCGACAAATCCGAGAACATGATCATGGACAACCTGAGCCTCAACTATGTGTTTGAGCGCGACGGGAAAACGATCTTCTACGGATTGGATTCGTCCTACCCGCTGCCCCTCACGGTGGACTACCTCCGTCGGTTCCGCGTCGATGTGGCGATCATGGATGCCACCTTCGGACGGAAGCCCATCGACGTTGTCCTGTCCGGTCACCTGAATTTCGATATGCTGGGGGAGACGATCCGGCAATTCCGGGAGGCCGGGATCTTTCATAAGGAGACACGGGTAATCGCGTCCCATATTTCCCTCGCCTTTGTTGAACCGCACGACGATCTGGAAGGCGAGGTCGCCGAATTGGGCTTCGCTCTCGGTTTCGATGGCATGGAGCTGGAGATGTGA
- a CDS encoding phytanoyl-CoA dioxygenase family protein, which produces MPRVLQLTAGFLVIQFGEVSPRVFRLHPSPREASSPTALMNVIEPTVALLSQFERDGFLVLPDVLSPTEVAALKAGVERAFSEHCPEADLYGMQEIWRPKMFERGPEFEALVDHPNIIPLIEAILGENCHLIANSALRTSPGKTITFWHVDDEVRFPRPADVPWDPRIPTPTLNINLNYYLCDVDEELGPTEFIPGSHRAGRQPGPDDNDADGIPVYEGRHRVKACGKAGTAVLWNDQIWHQGGPNTSNGRIRWVIQAPYARRYIAQRFYPFINYRMPEEIIARANPRRRRLLGLHGIGAYG; this is translated from the coding sequence ATGCCGCGAGTCTTGCAACTGACGGCCGGTTTCCTAGTGATCCAGTTCGGTGAAGTCTCACCCCGAGTCTTCCGTCTGCACCCCTCCCCGCGCGAAGCTTCTTCGCCCACCGCCCTCATGAATGTCATCGAGCCCACAGTAGCGCTGCTGTCGCAATTCGAACGTGATGGTTTCCTGGTCCTGCCGGATGTTTTGTCACCGACGGAGGTTGCCGCACTGAAAGCCGGAGTCGAACGTGCCTTCAGTGAACACTGCCCGGAAGCGGACCTTTACGGCATGCAGGAGATCTGGCGGCCGAAGATGTTTGAACGAGGGCCCGAATTCGAAGCGCTCGTCGATCACCCCAACATCATTCCACTCATCGAGGCGATCCTCGGGGAGAATTGTCACCTCATCGCCAACAGTGCCCTGCGCACCTCTCCGGGCAAGACCATCACTTTCTGGCACGTGGACGATGAAGTGCGTTTTCCAAGACCGGCCGATGTGCCATGGGATCCCCGCATCCCGACGCCAACCCTGAACATCAACCTCAACTACTACCTTTGTGATGTGGATGAGGAGCTTGGGCCCACGGAGTTCATTCCCGGAAGTCATCGGGCGGGCCGTCAACCCGGACCTGACGACAATGACGCCGACGGTATTCCGGTTTATGAAGGTCGGCACCGGGTCAAGGCGTGCGGCAAGGCCGGCACGGCCGTGCTCTGGAATGACCAGATCTGGCACCAGGGTGGTCCCAATACGTCCAACGGCCGTATCCGCTGGGTCATCCAGGCGCCCTACGCGAGACGCTATATCGCCCAACGGTTCTATCCCTTCATCAATTACCGCATGCCCGAGGAGATCATTGCCCGCGCCAACCCCCGGCGCAGGCGCCTCCTCGGCCTCCATGGGATTGGCGCCTATGGCTGA